GGCAACAGAACTTCTGATACCGGAAGACACGTACCTTACATCCGGTGTGCACATTGGTACACAGCAGAAAAGCGCCGACATGAAATCGTTCATATTCAAGGTCAGGAGCGACGGCCTCTACGTCCTGGATGTAAAACAGACTGATGCAAGGATAAGAATTGCTGCCGGATTCCTGTCACGATTCGAACCTTCAAGCGTACTTGTTGTTTCTGCGAGACAGTACGGCCAGAAACCTTCAAAGATGTTTGCCGACAAAATTGGTGCAAAGACATTTCCAGGCAGGTTTGTTCCAGGCACCATGACGAATCCCAATCTTCCTGAATTCACCGAGCCAGACGTTTTGTTTGTCACCGACCCTGCAGCAGATCAGCAGGCGCTGCACGAAGCGCTAAATATAAACATCCCGATCATGGGTCTTTGCGACGCAAACAATGAGACAAGAAATGTGGATATGGTTATACCAACAAACAACAAGGGAAGAAGGGCGCTTGCATGCATATACTGGCTTCTCACCCGCGAGGTTCTCAAGGCGCGTGGCGTTATAAAGACGGATGAGGAATTCACGACAACAATCGACGACTATGAAGCTACAATTTGATGTCGGGCTGGTTTTTCCGCTCCTTCATACTGTATTGATTTAAAGTTGAAGCGAAACAATTAATTCCGGATCACGTCATCTGTTTCTCTATGAGGCAACCCGCGGTAGCCGGCTCATTTTATGATGAAGATCCGGGCATCCTTCGCGCGAGCATAGCGCGATGCTTTCTCTCCGTGCGAGGACCGGGAGAGTTGCCTTCCCAATCCAATAAAGGCAGTTCCAGAAGGATCAGGGGCATAGTGGTTCCGCATGCCGGCTATGTCTACTCCGGAGACATTGCGGCTCACGCTTATCTCAGCCTCTGGAAGGACGGACTCCCGGACATCGTCGTGATCATCGGTCCCAATCACTATGGCACATTCCCTGCTGTTGCCCTCTCCGGCGAGGACTATGTGACACCGCTGGGCGTCGCAAAGATTGATTTGGCGCTGTCGGAAAAACTGGCAGGCGGTCAGGTTATGTTCAGCGATATGTCCCAGTCGTCGGAGCATTCCATAGAGGTTCAGCTGCCATTTCTTCAGTTCATGAGGAAGGACGTAAGTTTCATCCCTGTGTGCATGGGACGTCAGGATACGGAACGTGCCGTGATGCTGGGAAAAAGGCTCTCAACCGCCCTTGAGGGACGGGACGCTGTAATCGTCGCGTCATCGGATTTCTCACACTATGTGAGGCAGGAAGTCGCGAAAGAGAAGGATGCTCTTGCTATTGACAGAATCGTAAAACTCGATTTCGCCGGTCTTTATGAAACCATAAGGTCTGAGGATATAACGATGTGCGGATACGGGCCGGTGATGACGATGCTCTATGCATGCAAAGGCACCAGGGGGACAGTTCTTGCCTACGGACACTCCGGCGAAGTTCAGCAGATGAATGATGTTGTCGGCTACTGCGCAATAAAAATAGAGTGAGTCCGCTGTCCCTGCAGGGACTCACCGTACGCTGAATTATTTTTTCTCTTCTTCCTTTACATTGCCCTCGGGCGGCTGCTGCTCCTTCTGGTCAGTCTTCTTTTCTCCGCCTTTCATGTGCAGTCTGTGGCCCGTGTACGCCATAAGCGCTATTCCTACGGCTATGAGTGTTATCAGTCCCCATAGCACAGAGCCAAGGCTCACACCGCCCACGACGTTGTAATTCCATACAGGCTCTGAGTTGGATACCGCGAAATTCTGAATGGCGCTGCTTATGCCACCGCTGCCATCCACAGCAAAAGCGCTCATGATGTAATTGCCATTGCCCAGGTTCGACGGCAAGGTGTATTGGAGAGAGCCGCTGGTGGAGGTGACTGTGAAGGAGACTACGGAAGACGCTATTCCCAAAACCTGAATCTGTATTGTGTAAACAGGAGATGAGGAGGACATCTGGTAAGTGGAGATGCGGTAGTATACTGTTATGTGCTGTCCCGATGCGTATGTTCCTGTCACGTAGCTGGAACTGGAGATGGTAAATGAAACCTGGAAACCAGTCAGCAGCTGCACCGAACTGTATGCGCTCACGGTCCTTCCCGATGTGCTGTTTGCGGCTATAACCTCGAATGTGTAGCTGAATGAAGGAGTCTTGGGCACAGTGAAAACAAAGGATGTCTTCAGCGTGCTTCCGCTCATTACGATGTTTCCCGCCGCGTCGGTTATTGTGTAGTAGTAGGTTGGTGAGGAGAAGCCCTGTCCAATCACATGGTATGAAACCTGCACATTCTGCGAAGGTTCATAGTTCTGGACACTGGTGCCGAGTACAAGCATTGCCTCCATCACCTGTACAGACAATGTGGTAGAAGCCTGGTTTCCCGCCGCGTCAGCCGCGATGACACTGAGGCTCATTGTGCCCCACTGTCCCTGCGGTAGCTGGAAGACGATAGTTCCTGTCGAACTGGTTCCTGCTGTTATCGCACCGCCGTTTATCGCCGCTGAATACGAGGCTGTTGCGCCGGTGACTGCACTACCGTTTGTCACTAGCTGCCAGGCCGCGCTGAACTGGCCGCCGCTGACATATACGACCTGAGACGGAACAACAACAAGCGTGTACTGGGGTGTCTGCTTTATCAGGTCAAACGATGTTGTGGATATGCTGTTCCAGCCGAACGCTCCCGTGCTCGCGTTGATGCTGTAGGTTCCAAGCGATGCATTGGAGGGGAAGACAATAACGAATGAAGTCTG
This window of the Candidatus Sysuiplasma acidicola genome carries:
- the amrB gene encoding AmmeMemoRadiSam system protein B, with the translated sequence MRQPAVAGSFYDEDPGILRASIARCFLSVRGPGELPSQSNKGSSRRIRGIVVPHAGYVYSGDIAAHAYLSLWKDGLPDIVVIIGPNHYGTFPAVALSGEDYVTPLGVAKIDLALSEKLAGGQVMFSDMSQSSEHSIEVQLPFLQFMRKDVSFIPVCMGRQDTERAVMLGKRLSTALEGRDAVIVASSDFSHYVRQEVAKEKDALAIDRIVKLDFAGLYETIRSEDITMCGYGPVMTMLYACKGTRGTVLAYGHSGEVQQMNDVVGYCAIKIE
- the rpsB gene encoding 30S ribosomal protein S2, with the translated sequence MIGEQTQATELLIPEDTYLTSGVHIGTQQKSADMKSFIFKVRSDGLYVLDVKQTDARIRIAAGFLSRFEPSSVLVVSARQYGQKPSKMFADKIGAKTFPGRFVPGTMTNPNLPEFTEPDVLFVTDPAADQQALHEALNINIPIMGLCDANNETRNVDMVIPTNNKGRRALACIYWLLTREVLKARGVIKTDEEFTTTIDDYEATI